A genomic segment from Synchiropus splendidus isolate RoL2022-P1 chromosome 18, RoL_Sspl_1.0, whole genome shotgun sequence encodes:
- the LOC128750028 gene encoding galactose-specific lectin nattectin-like, with amino-acid sequence MKSALVFITVLCLWIGADASRCRNPAGNCDCPSGWAKFGCNCFKYISTSSDWTTAEKTCNNHGGNLASIQSADEYNFVRGLIRAATGSNTRVWVGAHDETKEGHWLWSDGTKFQFNLWGAGQPSNGGGTENCMELNWNNAPNDHQCYVRKPFICSQPL; translated from the exons ATGAAATCGGCCCTCGTCTTCATCACCGTCCTTTGTCTGTGGATCGGAGCGGAT GCCAGCCGTTGCCGCAATCCTGCcg GAAACTGCGATTGTCCCTCTGGATGGGCAAAGTTTGGCTGCAACTGTTTCAAATACATATCCACATCGTCCGACTGGACTACTGCTGAG AAAACATGCAACAACCACGGCGGCAACCTGGCCTCTATCCAGAGTGCCGATGAGTACAACTTCGTCAGAGGCCTGATCCGTGCAGCAACAGGCTCAAACACTCGCGTTTGGGTCGGAGCCCATGATGAAACTAAA GAAGGACACTGGCTGTGGAGTGACGGCACCAAGTTTCAGTTCAATCTTTGGGGAGCAGGGCAGCCCAGCAATGGTGGTGGAACTGAGAACTGCATGGAGCTGAACTGGAACa ATGCTCCAAATGACCACCAGTGCTATGTTCGCAAACCATTCATCTGCTCTCAACCACTGTAa
- the LOC128749995 gene encoding galactose-specific lectin nattectin-like — MASGLSFIVVLCGLWMGANARCCDDNEPCVMCPSGWTQFGERCFMYQAAPKDWADAETHCLNAGGNLVSYHSQAEYDFIIGMIRRITGTNQRIWAGGQDTAKVNVWMWSNGHKFNYANWGPGEPNNGGRTEHCMELNWRNKPNDHQCYHKKPFMCAMDLE, encoded by the exons ATGGCATCCGGTCTGTCCTTCATTGTTGTCCTCTGTGGGCTGTGGATGGGAGCAAAT GCACGATGCTGCGATGACAACG AGCCCTGTGTGATGTGTCCATCTGGATGGACTCAATTTGGCGAGCGCTGTTTCATGTACCAAGCGGCCCCAAAAGACTGGGCTGATGCAGAG ACTCATTGCCTCAACGCTGGTGGCAATCTGGTCTCCTACCACAGCCAAGCCGAGTATGACTTCATCATTGGCATGATCAGAAGAATTACTGGAACCAACCAAAGAATCTGGGCTGGAGGCCAAGATACCGCCAAG GTTAATGTGTGGATGTGGAGCAACGGACACAAGTTTAACTATGCCAACTGGGGACCTGGAGAGCCCAACAACGGAGGTAGAACTGAGCATTGCATGGAGTTGAACTGGCGAA ACAAACCCAACGATCACCAGTGCTATCACAAGAAGCCCTTCATGTGCGCTATGGACCTGGAATGA
- the casp9 gene encoding caspase-9, which produces MEQRHKKILRRNRVNLVTKMDPTEMYDRLIEKGVFTKCMIDEIKQAETRRDRARELVRDLETRGNLAFPLFLECLVETGHHSLAELLQNGAPTVVLQPPTPVETARPALRPLPVSNPMDIPKQNIDAPLIYPVKMEDPFPSSSPENEAIKAMRQPGRVRRDSIQTYKMDANPCGHCLIINNVEFDAQSGLSNRKGSNIDCDKLESRFQALKFIVEVKSNLTQRRIKHELSALRNKDHSAYDCCVVIILSHGNEVSHNRFPGAVFGVDGQQVPVQHITNYLNGQHCPSLQGKPKLFFIQACGGGEKDTGFEISPDETGPSSFGADDEMDAIPLSSSSDSLSMSDEPDARATLPTPSDILVSYSTFPGYVSWRDTQSGSWYVEILDRILEENASTDDLVTMLMMVNNEVSQNSAKGLYKQMPGSFNFLRKLLYFQT; this is translated from the exons ATGGAGCAGAGACACAAAAAGATTCTTCGACGCAACAGGGTCAATCTGGTGACAAAAATGGACCCAACTGAGATGTATGACAGACTTATTGAAAAAGGAGTCTTCACTAAGTGTATGATCGATGAAATAaag CAAGCGGAAACCAGGCGTGACCGAGCCAGAGAATTAGTTCGGGACTTGGAAACCAGAGGAAACTTGGCCTTTCCGTTGTTTCTTGAGTGTCTGGTGGAGACCGGGCATCACAGTTTGGCAGAACTTCTGCAAAATGGAGCCCCGACAGTCGTTTTACAGCCTCCAACTCCTGTTGAAACTGCACGTCCGGCACTTCGACCGCTTCCCGTGT CCAACCCAATGGACATCCCGAAGCAAAATATTGATGCTCCCTTGATTTATCCAGTGAAAATGGAAGATCCTTTCCCCAGTTCAT CACCCGAGAATGAGGCTATAAAAGCGATGAGACAACCAGGCAGGGTGCGCAGGGACAGCATTCAA ACCTACAAAATGGATGCCAATCCATGTGGCCACTGCCTCATCATAAATAACGTGGAGTTTGATGCCCAAAGTGGTCTGAGTAATCGTAAAGGGTCAAATATTGACTGTGATAAATTGGAAAGCAGATTCCAAGCACTAAAATTCATTGTGGAAGTCAAGTCAAACTTGACTCAAAGA agaatCAAACATGAACTGTCGGCACTTCGCAACAAGGATCATTCAGCGTACGACTGCTGTGTTGTGATCATCTTGTCACATGGAAATGAA GTGAGCCACAATCGCTTCCCTGGGGCTGTGTTTGGGGTCGATGGGCAGCAGGTTCCAGTTCAGCACATCACAAACTACCTCAACGGCCAGCATTGTCCATCTCTTCAGGGAAAACCCAAGCTGTTCTTCATCCAAGCTTGTGGAGGAG GTGAAAAAGACACAGGTTTTGAGATTTCCCCTGATGAGACGGGGCCATCCTCATTCGGAGCGGACGATGAAATGGATGCTATTCCTCTGTCCTCCAGCAGCGACTCTCTGAGCATGTCGGATGAGCCAGATGCCCGTGCCACATTGCCAACGCCCAGCGACATTTTGGTGTCTTACTCCAcatttcctg GTTACGTGTCATGGAGAGACACCCAGTCAGGCTCCTGGTACGTGGAGATACTCGATCGAATTCTGGAGGAAAATGCTTCTACAGACGACTTggtgacaatgttgatgatg gtgaatAATGAGGTGTCCCAAAACTCAGCCAAAGGTCTTTACAAGCAGATGCCGGGCTCTTTCAACTTTCTCCGCAAGCTTCTTTACTTTCAAACCTAA
- the dnajc16 gene encoding dnaJ homolog subfamily C member 16 yields the protein MWRSTGCYHPLQATVMAGARMIYVFVVIVVVLSVRTASQVRPEVDPYKILGVTPSASQAEIKKVYKRLAKEWHPDKNKDPGAEEMFIRITKSYEILSNEEKRANYDRYGQTDDTQPYGRGHYGHRHSSFDFEESFFNFPFNAKNQRDFADNKYTLHYSQYVNDVVPDSYKRPYMIKITSDWCFSCIHIEPVWKEVVQELENLGVGIGVVDVGNERRLANHLGAHRTPSILGVINGKVTFFHYAVAREHLRQFVEDLLPQRLVERISDSNNEQFLKGWHELNKPHVLLFDQVPAVPLLYKLTAFAYKDYMNFGYVDQGLTETVNLQKQFNINTYAPTLLVFKENIDKPADIIQAKGMKKQIIDEFMSNNKFLFAPRLVNQKVFDELCPVKQFHRRRKYCVLLITGEEENFTAGNLEFLSFATVNVRDVVRFAYVYQRLQQPLCNTLMQGKDSAQFHSQVFILERRNAAGKAFFKPVTAWNGSEEEKQLLLEELNRLHKDPSILVHDAMLPELNNEFAAMFLVRWIYASYNYLSEVIDDILHNNWRDMMPLLSLIFSALFILFGTVVIQAFSDSSEDKLTKPKAGVKTENESGAGTGRPPKKNFVEVTELTDITYISNLVKLRPGHMNIVLVLTDATKNILLSKFAKEVYSFTGSLTLHFSFLNIDKHIKWMSMLLEHAPDCAQVDADEDAGSNPKTDYTGFVMALNGYKKYFCLFKPVYTGEDLDGKSPEDDGARLKPHSSSKSSRSRNISTLQIHHKLDRLGLWMERLMEGTLPRYYIPAWPGLDMITSPK from the exons ATGTGGCGTAGCACCGGTTGCTATCATCCTCTTCAG GCAACTGTAATGGCCGGTGCAAGGATGATATATGTGTTTGTGGTGATCGTGGTGGTCCTTTCCGTGAGGACAGCGTCACAAGTTCGCCCTGAGGTGGACCCCTACAAGATCTTAGGGGTGACCCCGAGTGCAAGTCAAGCAGAGATCAAGAAAGTCTACAAGCGTCTCGCGAAAGAATG GCAccctgacaaaaacaaagatccTGGTGCAGAAGAGATGTTCATCAGGATCACCAAGTCTTACGAG ATACTGTCCAATGAAGAAAAACGTGCCAATTATGACCGCTATGGTCAGACGGATGACACGCAGCCTTATGGCCGTGGTCACTATGGCCATCGCCATAGTAGCTTTGACTTTGAAGAGTCTTTCTTCAACTTCCCTTTCAATGCCAAGAACCAACGGGACTTTGCTGACAACAAATACACCTTGCACTATAGCCAGTACGTCAACGACGTGGTGCCGGACAGCTACAAGAGGCCGTACATGATCAAGATCACGTCCGACTGGTGCTTCAGCTGCATCCACATTGAGCCTGTGTGGAAGGAGGTGGTGCAGGAGCTGGAGAACCTAG GTGTTGGAATCGGTGTGGTGGATGTTGGCAATGAGAGGCGTTTGGCTAACCACCTCGGCGCTCACCGCACTCCGTCGATCCTCGGCGTCATCAATGGGAAGGTGACGTTCTTCCATTATGCTGTAGCCAGAGAGCACCTGAGACAGTTTGTGGAGGATCTTCTTCCTCAGCGACTTGTGGAAAGG ATCAGTGACAGCAACAATGAGCAATTCTTGAAGGGCTGGCATGAGCTCAACAAGCCCCACGTGCTTCTTTTTGACCAAGTGCCTGCAGTTCCGCTGCTCTACAAA CTCACAGCTTTTGCCTATAAAGACTACATGAACTTCGGCTACGTGGATCAGGGCTTGACCGAGACCGTCAACTTGCAGAAGCAGTTCAATATCAACACATATGCGCCGACCTTGTTGGTTTTTAAAGAGAATATCGACAAGCCTGCTGATATCATACAG GCGAAAGGAATGAAGAAGCAGATCATCGACGAGTTTATGTCCAACAACAAATTCCTTTTCGCGCCGAGGCTGGTAAATCAGAAAGTCTTCGATGAGCTCTGCCCCGTCAAGCAGTTCCATAGAAGAAGGAA ATACTGCGTCCTGCTGATCACCGGCGAAGAGGAAAACTTCACTGCTGGAAACCTGGAATTCCTGTCGTTTGCTACTGTGAACGTCAGGGATGTGGTGAGGTTCGCTTATGTGTACCAGCGACTGCAGCAACCGCTGTGCAACACACTGATGCAGGGCAAGGACAGCGCTCAGTTCCACTCACAG GTGTTCATCCTGGAGCGACGCAATGCTGCGGGGAAAGCTTTTTTCAAGCCAGTGACTGCTTGGAATGGCAGTGAAGAGGAGAAGCAACTTCTTCTGGAGGAGCTGAATCGGCTTCACAAAGACCCTTCCATTCTTGTCCATGATGCCATGTTGCCTGAGCTCAACAACGAGTTTGCTGCT ATGTTTCTAGTCCGATGGATTTATGCTTCATATAATTACCTCTCAGAAGTCATCGATGACATCCTACACAATAACTG GCGCGACATGATGCCGCTCTTATCCCTCATCTTCTCAGCCttatttatcttgtttggaACGGTGGTCATCCAGGCCTTCAG CGACTCCAGTGAAGATAAACTGACAAAACCAAAAGCTGGGGTGAAGACTGAGAATGagtctggagctggaacagg CCGCCCTCCAAAAAAGAACTTTGTGGAGGTGACCGAGCTCACTGACATCACTTATATAAGCAACCTGGTGAAGCTCCGACCGGGACACATGAATATTGTGCTGGTGCTCACCGACGCCACCAAGAACATCCTGCTGAGCAAGTTTGCCAAAGAGGTCTACTCTTTCACAGG GAGTCTGACGCTCCATTTCTCCTTCCTCAATATTGACAAGCACATTAAGTGGATGAGCATGCTGCTGGAGCACGCCCCAGACTGTGCACAGGTGGATGCCGACGAGGATGCTGGGAGCAACCCCAAGACGGACTACACCGGCTTTGTCATGGCTCTTAATGGCTACAAAAAGTATTTCTGTCTCTTTAAGCCTGTCTACACGGGTGAAGACCTCGACGGCAAGTCGCCCGAGGATGATGGAGCGAGGTTGAAGCCTCACTCGTCGAGCAAATCCAGCCGGTCCCGGAACATATCCACTCTGCAGATACATCACAAACTGGATCGACTCGGGTTGTGGATGGAGAGGCTGATGGAGGGGACTTTGCCTCGGTACTACATCCCGGCTTGGCCAGGACTCGACATGATCACTTCACCGAAATGA
- the lrrc47 gene encoding leucine-rich repeat-containing protein 47 translates to MVTVEVTYVVDPVRVTEACGCDGNMEAWVEIEKAASEKRRELVLQGNSVDKRISSNGGLPGSIYSLALLNYLEVSQCPSLTELHVDIQKLTHLQSLILCRNKLSSVPNVIGSLRALKVLDLSVNNLKALPEEVAQLAELTTLNVSCNKLEALPDGLSNCHKLSTINISKNNIASLPADICSEKLDLLSSLVASDNSIEELSGDVSSLGALKVLDLSNNKLKEIPIELADCPKLKEINFKGNKLNDKRLEKMVNGCQTKSILDYIRGKGREKQGAGKVDMDKKKRQGKKKDKQPEEKEEDDVEDLNKMIVRVLHVSDSPATLTVTVGADVKDVRPYLVCCVVRGFNLKPGNALKRFLVAQTKLHDEICCKRTTATIASHDMQLLKGPLVYDVKPPTKLKVVPLGRKEMTAVELIRLLQLEADELRKQKKRQNVTGLHKYLQLLQGKPFYPCLVDAEGDVVSFPPITNSEKTKIRKTTKEIFLEVTSATSLQTCKDVMDTLIEKMAELNKFTAEHREEEGSDGEGGALQGGTSPCQTSSELIIQQVRTVDQDGNLKVAYPSKTDLSKVMSNVTVIW, encoded by the exons ATGGTAACG gtggaagtGACGTATGTTGTTGATCCGGTTCGTGTGACAGAAGCGTGTGGCTGTGACGGCAACATGGAAGCTTGGGTGGAAATAGAGAAAGCCGCTTCGGAAAAGAGACGGGAGCTGGTTTTGCAAGGTAATTCGGTGGACAAAAGGATCTCCTCAAATGGCGGACTCCCTGGATCCATCTATTCCCTCGCCCTGTTGAATTATTTGGAAGTGAGCCAGTGTCCCAGTTTGACTGAGCTCCATGTGGACATCCAGAAGCTAACCCACCTCCAGAGTCTGATCCTGTGCAGGAACAAACTCTCATCTGTGCCGAATGTTATCGGATCTCTCAGGGCCTTGAAAGTCCTCGATCTTTCTGTCAACAACTTGAAGGCTTTACCGGAGGAAGTCGCCCAACTTGCGGAGCTGACCACTCTGAATGTGAGCTGCAATAAGCTCGAAGCTCTGCCTGATGGACTGAGCAATTGCCACAAGTTGTCCACCATCAACATTTCCAAAAACAATATCGCAAGTCTCCCCGCGGACATCTGCTCAGAGAAACTGGACCTACTCAGCAGCCTGGTGGCTTCTGACAACTCCATTGAGGAGCTAAGTGGAGATGTCAGCTCGCTTGGAGCCCTTAAG GTTCTGGATCTGTCAAATAACAAGCTGAAAGAAATTCCCATTGAGCTCGCCGACTGTCCGAAACTAAAAGAAATCAACTTTAAAGGCAACAAGTTAAATGACAAGCGGCTGGAAAAGATGGTCAATGGCTGCCAGACCAAGTCCATCCTTGACTACATCCGAGGGAAAGGAAGGGAGAAGCAGGGGGCCGGGAAGGTTGACATGGATAAGAAAAAACGGCAAGGTAAAAAGAAGGATAAGCAaccagaggagaaggaggaggatgacgTGGAAGACTTAAACAAGATGATCGTGAGAGTTCTTCATGTGTCGGACTCCCCTGCAACTCTGACGGTCACAGTCGGAGCAGATGTGAAGGATGTACGACCCTATTTGGTCTGCTGTGTGGTCAGAGGCTTCAACCTGAAGCCAGGGAATGCCCTGAAGCGCTTCCTGGTTGCCCAA ACCAAACTTCACGACGAGATCTGCTGTAAGCGGACCACAGCCACCATTGCAAGCCATGATATGCAGCTTCTCAAGGGTCCTCTGGTGTATGACGTCAAACCCCCCACAAAGCTGAAG GTTGTGCCACTGGGTCGCAAGGAGATGACGGCAGTAGAGCTGATACGACTGCTTCAGTTAGAAGCAGATGAGctgaggaagcagaagaaaaggcAAAATGTGACTGGCCTCCATAA GTATCTCCAGCTCCTACAGGGAAAGCCCTTCTATCCATGCCTTGTGGATGCAGAAGGAGATGTCGTTTCATTCCCACCTATAACCAACAGCGAGAAGACCAAG ATAAGAAAGACAACTAAAGAGATCTTCTTGGAGGTGACCAGTGCGACCAGTTTGCAGACCTGCAAGGATGTAATGGACACTCTGATCGAA AAAATGGCCGAGTTGAACAAGTTCACAGCTGAGCATCGGGAGGAGGAGGGTTCAGACGGGGAGGGGGGTGCACTCCAAGGTGGGACGAGCCCTTGTCAGACCTCCAGTGAGCTGATCATCCAGCAAGTCCGAACTGTGGACCAGGATGGCAACCTGAAAGTTGCCTACCCGTCAAAGACTGATCTGTCGAAGGTTATGAGCAACGTGACTGTTATTTGGTAG
- the LOC128750093 gene encoding L-rhamnose-binding lectin SML-like: protein MAGFKLCILLSLTAACYLMKDTAAERITTCEGNVHRLTCDVGVIVVESTLYGRTDRETCGQGRPPRELANTHCSAAGAQDFVKRRCDGKTVCEVNSRLPLPDPCRGTFKYADTNYTCFPAIRAIACERSAVELFCGPGQVIFIYGADYGRRDRTTCIAERPIQQIQNNNCVNPTRAAERCNGKNRCTLQALNSVFGDPCVGTYKYLEVSYRCEFPLTGRAETP, encoded by the exons ATGGCTGGTTTCAAACTCTGCATTCTGCTTT CGCTCACTGCAGCGTGCTACCTCATGAAAG ATACCGCTGCTGAAAGAATAACTACATGTGAAGGGAACGTTCATCGCCTGACCTGTG ATGTCGGAGTCATTGTCGTAGAGTCAACCTTGTATGGACGTACGGACAGAGAAACCTGCGGCCAGGGCAGACCTCCACGGGAGCTGGCCAACACGCACTGCTCTGCGGCAGGTGCCCAGGACTTTGTAAAGAGAAG ATGCGATGGCAAGACTGTCTGCGAGGTGAACTCAAGACTCCCTCTGCCTGATCCCTGCCGCGGCACCTTTAAATACGCTGATACCAACTACACCTGCTTCCCAGCAA TTCGTGCCATTGCCTGTGAGCGCTCTGCTGTGGAGTTGTTCTGTG GTCCAGGGCAAGTCATTTTCATCTACGGTGCCGACTACGGGCGCCGTGACAGGACGACTTGCATTGCGGAGCGACCAATccaacaaatacaaaacaacaacTGCGTGAATCCAACCAGAGCCGCCGAAAG GTGCAATGGTAAAAACAGATGCACTCTTCAAGCACTCAACTCAGTGTTCGGTGACCCCTGCGTGGGTACGTATAAGTACCTGGAAGTGTCTTACAGATGTGAAT TTCCGTTAACAGGTCGAGCCGAGACTCCGTAA